From one Sylvia atricapilla isolate bSylAtr1 chromosome 17, bSylAtr1.pri, whole genome shotgun sequence genomic stretch:
- the TBX3 gene encoding T-box transcription factor TBX3 — translation MNLPMRDPVIPGTSMAYHPFLPHRAPDFAMSAVLGHQPPFFPALALPPNGAAALSLPGALAKPIMDQLVGAAETGIPFSSLGHQAAAHLRPLKTLEPEEEVEDDPKVHLEAKELWEQFHKRGTEMVITKSGRRMFPPFKVRCTGLDKKAKYILLMDIVAADDCRYKFHNSRWMVAGKADPEMPKRMYIHPDSPATGEQWMSKVVTFHKLKLTNNISDKHGFTILNSMHKYQPRFHIVRANDILKLPYSTFRTYVFPETEFIAVTAYQNDKITQLKIDNNPFAKGFRDTGNGRREKRKQLTLQSMRVYDERQKKENPTSDESSNEQTAFKCFAQSSCPAVPAVGTSSLKDLCPSEGDSDADSKDDPLLEGNESGKISTTTAATPAPASSAATAGDDPRDKGGSPSKSHFFPGDSAGSRSRERTEKAPPDSRHSPAAISSSTRGGSLSGEELKSPLRDGPKVDENRLLGKEPFTPLTVQTDSTAHLSQGHLQNLGFPPALAGQQFFNPLGNGHPLLLHPGQFAMGGAFSGMAAGMGPLLATVSGASAGVSGLDNTVMATAAAQGLSGASAAALPFHLQQHVLASQGLAMSPFGSLFPYPYTYMAAAAAASSAASSSVHRHPFLSAVRPRLRYSPYPLPVPLSDGSSLLTTALPGLAAGSGEGKAGGLSASPGSVPLDSASDLTSRSSTLSSGSVSLSPKLGADKEAATSELQNIQRLVSGLDPKQDRSRSGSP, via the exons ATGAATTTACCGATGAGAGATCCAGTAATCCCTGGGACAAGCATGGCTTATCATCCTTTTTTACCGCACCGGGCACCGGACTTTGCCATGAGCGCTGTGCTGGGACATCAGCCTCCGTTCTTCCCGGCTCTGGCTTTGCCCCCCAACGGGGCAGCCGCCCTGTCCCTTCCCGGGGCTCTGGCTAAACCCATCATGGATCAGTTGGTGGGGGCTGCAGAGACTGgtattcccttttcttccctgggTCACCAGGCAGCAGCCCATCTGAGGCCTTTAAAAACTCTGGAGCCGGAAGAAGAGGTAGAAGACGATCCGAAAGTGCATCTGGAAGCTAAAGAGCTTTGGGAGCAATTCCATAAAAGAGGCACGGAGATGGTGATTACCAAATCGGGAAG GAGAATGTTCCCTCCATTTAAAGTGAGATGCACTGGACTGGATAAAAAGGCCAAGTACATTTTATTGATGGATATTGTGGCGGCTGATGATTGTAGGTACAAATTCCATAATTCCCGGTGGATGGTAGCCGGCAAGGCTGACCCTGAAATGCCAAAGAGAATGTACATCCACCCGGACAGCCCGGCCACCGGCGAACAATGGATGTCCAAAGTCGTCACCTTTCACAAGCTGAAGCTCACTAACAACATCTCTGACAAGCACGGATTT ACCATTTTAAACTCCATGCACAAGTACCAGCCCCGGTTCCACATCGTCCGAGCCAACGATATCCTCAAGCTTCCTTACAGCACGTTCAGGACCTACGTTTTCCCGGAGACTGAATTCATCGCAGTGACCGCATACCAGAATGATAAG ATCACACAATTAAAAATTGACAACAACCCCTTTGCCAAAGGTTTTCGGGACACCGGGAatggaaggagggaaaagag GAAGCAGCTGACCCTGCAGTCCATGCGAGTGTACGACGAGAGGCAGAAGAAGGAGAATCCCACCTCGGACGAGTCGTCCAATGAGCAGACGGCCTTCAAGTGCTTTGCCCAGTCCTCCTGCCCCGCCGTGCCTGCCGTGGGCACCTCCAGCCTCAAAG ATCTCTGCCCCAGCGAGGGAGACAGCGATGCAGACAGCAAAGACGATCCCTTGCTAGAAGGCAACGAGTCGGGCAAAATCAGCACGACCACCGCCGCCACCCCAGCGCCGGCCAGCTCCGCTGCCACCGCGGGGGACGACCCCCGGGACAAGGGCGGCAGCCCCTCCAAAAGCCACTTCTTCCCTGGGGACTCGGCAGGGAGTCGGAGCCGAGAGAGGACTGAGAAAGCCCCTCCGGActcccggcacagcccggctgCCATCTCTTCCAGCACCCGGGGGGGAAGCCTGAGCGGCGAGGAACTGAAAAGCCCCCTCAGGGATGGCCCCAAAGTAGATGAGAACCGACTGCTGGGGAAAGAGCCCTTCACCCCCCTGACGGTCCAAACCGACAGCACGGCCCACCTGAGCCAGGGACACTTGCAGAACCTCGgctttccccctgccctggccggCCAGCAGTTCTTCAACCCGCTGGGGAACGGGCAcccgctgctgctgcacccCGGGCAGTTCGCCATGGGGGGAGCCTTCTCCGGCATGGCCGCGGGCATGGGGCCCCTCCTCGCCACCGTCTCCGGGGCATCCGCCGGGGTCTCGGGACTGGACAACACGGTCATGGCCACGGCGGCGGCCCAGGGACTCTCGGGAGCGTCGGCGGCTGCTTTGCCTTTCCATCTGCAGCAGCACGTCCTGGCCTCACAG GGCCTGGCCATGTCTCCCTTCGGCAGCCTTTTCCCTTACCCCTACACCTACATGgctgcggccgccgccgcctccaGCGCCGCCTCCAGCTCGGTGCACCGGCACCCGTTCCTGAGCGCCGTGCGGCCGCGGCTCCGCTACAGCCCCTACCCTCTGCCCGTGCCGCTGTCGGACGGCAGCAGCCTGCTCACCACCGCCCTGCCCGGCCTGGCCGCCGGCTCCGGCGAGGGCAAGGCGGGCGGGCTGAGCGCCAGCCCCGGCTCCGTGCCCCTGGACTCCGCCTCGGACCTCACCAGCCGCTCCTCCACGCTCTCGTCCGGCTCCGTGTCGCTGTCCCCCAAGCTGGGCGCGGACAAGGAGGCGGCCACCAGCGAACTGCAAAACATCCAGCGCCTGGTCAGCGGGCTCGACCCGAAGCAGGACAGATCCCGCAGCGGCTCCCCGTAA